In Geminicoccus roseus DSM 18922, a single window of DNA contains:
- a CDS encoding right-handed parallel beta-helix repeat-containing protein — protein sequence MDYRYIKWERPPLRTFYASPHGGGNGTSRSRPRAFNKLLPTLRAGDRVILLLGNYPSARLSLQGTATRPIRIEAEHPIVRDARHTVAAWKKVVFRNTGLQISKSAYVRIKGLSFHTDQGRSSSGIEVLSGRNLAFVQNQFLQNSNYGLLFFGKKTGDVAQVLVEGNVFRSMISGKEPGGIGRAWMDYGLRIHGTDTLVARNNLFDGYFNHAVSVKEMSRDILIERNKFNICSVICVEAGQEPDTAAGGTLIDRTVVNVNIRNNVFNGRNDGSTGVFARNVERAYVTGNAFNRIARPLRIANNDLNSRSCERQLQVIGRMLAICEHRSRLTLTGRRNRAVLFEKNRVRGKAAIYVTGRGYKGDFLSIRDTSADTRVPVVRRSFVVNKAAVNAWTKGAQETLLPPQVYLKGSGAFYLQK from the coding sequence GTGGACTATCGCTACATTAAGTGGGAACGCCCGCCGCTGCGGACCTTCTATGCCAGTCCTCATGGCGGCGGGAACGGCACCAGCCGGTCCAGGCCCCGGGCGTTCAACAAGCTCTTGCCGACGCTGCGGGCGGGCGACCGGGTGATCCTGCTGCTTGGCAACTATCCGAGCGCCAGGCTCTCCCTCCAGGGCACCGCCACCCGGCCGATCCGGATCGAGGCGGAGCATCCGATCGTGCGCGATGCCAGGCACACCGTCGCGGCCTGGAAGAAGGTCGTCTTCCGCAACACCGGCCTGCAGATCAGCAAAAGCGCCTATGTCCGGATCAAGGGGCTGTCGTTCCACACCGATCAGGGCCGTTCGAGCAGCGGCATCGAGGTCCTGTCCGGCAGGAACCTGGCCTTCGTGCAGAACCAGTTCCTGCAGAACAGCAACTATGGCTTGCTGTTCTTCGGGAAGAAGACAGGTGACGTCGCTCAGGTGCTCGTCGAGGGCAACGTGTTCCGCAGCATGATCTCCGGCAAGGAACCGGGCGGGATCGGCCGGGCGTGGATGGATTACGGGCTGCGCATCCACGGCACCGACACGCTGGTCGCGCGCAACAACCTGTTCGATGGCTACTTCAATCACGCCGTCTCGGTGAAGGAGATGTCCAGGGACATCCTGATCGAGCGCAACAAGTTCAACATCTGTTCGGTGATCTGCGTCGAGGCTGGCCAGGAGCCCGATACCGCCGCCGGCGGGACCTTGATCGACCGCACCGTCGTCAACGTGAACATCCGCAACAACGTCTTCAATGGCCGGAATGACGGCAGCACCGGGGTCTTCGCCCGCAACGTCGAGCGGGCCTATGTGACTGGCAACGCGTTCAACCGGATCGCCCGGCCCCTGCGCATCGCCAACAACGACCTGAACTCCCGCAGCTGCGAGCGGCAGCTTCAGGTGATCGGGCGGATGCTGGCGATCTGCGAGCATCGCTCGCGCCTGACCCTGACCGGACGCAGGAATCGGGCGGTGCTGTTCGAGAAGAACAGGGTGAGGGGCAAGGCCGCGATCTACGTGACCGGGCGCGGCTATAAGGGCGACTTCTTGTCGATCCGCGATACCAGCGCCGACACCAGGGTCCCGGTCGTCCGCCGCTCCTTCGTCGTCAACAAGGCGGCGGTGAACGCCTGGACTAAAGGCGCGCAGGAAACGCTGCTGCCGCCCCAGGTCTATCTGAAGGGCTCCGGCGCCTTCTACCTCCAGAAGTGA